A genome region from Pongo pygmaeus isolate AG05252 chromosome 17, NHGRI_mPonPyg2-v2.0_pri, whole genome shotgun sequence includes the following:
- the LOC129018965 gene encoding uncharacterized protein LOC129018965 isoform X2: MPMTPCPPAPASTHCPQSKFATHPYRSKSHLSTANLQTLSKTHGHGFPISSWVLTTISVYISPHHVISSMPCSLSPWQSLSRQGGRGSLSPAVLLHFCGTYNPRSWSKSQDSVSEGAGLCLDVFISAKLLVCLPVWQLDAGPPEPRGELHKSCCPETRPEVGKPCLTDDQLLAYGTLYICHPLL; encoded by the exons ATGCCCATGACCCCCTGCCCCCCAGCCCCGGCCTCCACTCACTGTCCCCAGAGTAAATTTGCCACCCACCCCTACAGATCCAAGTCTCACCTGTCCACTGCCAACCTTCAAACTCTGTCCAAGACCCATGGCCATGGGTTTCCCATATCTTCCTGGGTTTTGACCACTATTTCTGTCTACATATCCCCTCACCATGTCATCTCCTCTATGCCATGTTCACTGTCTCCCTGGCAGAGCCTTAGcagacagggaggcagaggctcacTTTCTCCTGCAGTCCTGTTGCACTTCTGTGGCACTTACAACCCACGGTCCTG GAGCAAGAGCCAGGATTCCGTCTCTGAGGGTGCAGGCTTGTGTCTGGATGTCTTCATTTCTGCCAAGCTATTGGTGTGCCTGCCTGTGTGGCAGCTGGACGCTGGGCCTCCAGAGCCCAGGGGGGAG CTGCACAAGTCATGCTGCCCAGAAACCAGGCCCGAGGTGGGCAAACCATGCCTGACAGATGACCAGCTCCTGGCTTATGGCACCCTCTATATTT